A section of the Flavobacterium sp. CG_23.5 genome encodes:
- a CDS encoding SusC/RagA family TonB-linked outer membrane protein has translation MKLKFNGFLVLFVVLVAQLTFAQERAVSGTVSDNAGMPLPGVSVLVKGTTSGTQTDFDGKYSIKATASQVLIFSYIGMKSQEASASSTSLNVNLKDDSIELEGVVINVLGVEVKKNQNASAFSKVKGDVLTNSGETSVLKGLSAKASSVSIVSNSGDPGSGAYIQIRGQNSITGSTQPLFVIDGIPISSDEIGSTVDGVGQQSRMNDINPNDIASVQVLKGASAAALWGYRAANGVVLITTKKGKKGKISVDINSSVSFDKVNVRMKLQDRFGQGSNGVWRRNASTSFGDKISTRIGGSDIFNTTGQYFVSDNGNTIYPITKKNSTANFNDSNYDSVIGNGQNVDNHIGISGGGENTNFYLGLGSTKQEGVVRGSTYERTSIDFTSESKIGEKTSFKSKFGYSSVNSNRVQTGSNLAGLFLGLYRSPADFDNRDYKGTNFRSGVPSFNSQRAYRQDVGTFEGDLTPSYNNPLWTTNVQKNPNTIDRYIAGFEIKHDVASWMSILGRLGLDGYSDKRISMWPKNSAENGGNGNASESVTDFQQYNVDIMALGDVKVNDNIGLNYLAGVNFAQTHYDQRGGTYKNFLLDNNSFSYDNALINDKTTFLDRTYSKLSGAYFSTAFDYKDYLFLTLGGRLETSSSYSPNLKVYFYPTAEFAYKFTQNIENEVLTNGKLRLTFGQIASIPRPYAGTTYFNSAVGVEGYGGAYDSGVYNGSFQRSATGGNPNLKPEIKTEFEVGVDLEFFKRIKLSGTYYSNETKDLLVDVPLNGSSTFSSLYGNFATIQNKGVEVEFDANLLSSSSELKWNIFGNWSKNTNKVTKLEGTESLFLNGFTGSSSRAVLGQPLGVLWGGKFDRDTTGALLLDSNGFPTVANAEGVIGNPNPDWRGAIGTSISYKNIKLSTLFDASIGGQLWDGTNGALNNFGRPLETANEVTLTTPTVNSVGSLIPAGTVRGNLRDFGAGNVLLDQSWYTGLGGGFGPVAEQFVKSASWVKWRELTLSYVLKLEKAKIGFESMTFSGTGRNLWLWTEDKTLGQDPETNLTGGSNGRGLQYFNSPNTKSIIFSVNLKF, from the coding sequence ATGAAACTAAAGTTCAATGGATTTTTAGTACTATTTGTAGTACTAGTGGCGCAATTAACATTTGCGCAAGAGAGAGCTGTTTCAGGAACTGTTTCTGACAATGCAGGTATGCCTTTACCAGGCGTAAGTGTGTTAGTGAAAGGAACTACATCTGGAACACAAACTGATTTTGATGGAAAATACTCCATCAAAGCAACAGCAAGTCAAGTCCTAATTTTCTCCTACATTGGAATGAAATCTCAAGAAGCATCTGCTAGTTCTACATCTCTGAATGTAAATCTAAAAGATGATTCAATCGAACTAGAAGGCGTTGTTATCAACGTACTTGGAGTTGAAGTTAAGAAAAACCAAAATGCTTCCGCTTTTTCTAAAGTGAAAGGTGACGTTCTAACTAATTCAGGTGAAACCTCAGTTTTAAAAGGACTTTCTGCCAAAGCATCTAGTGTGAGTATCGTTTCGAATTCTGGAGATCCAGGATCTGGAGCCTACATCCAAATTAGAGGTCAAAACTCTATTACAGGTTCTACTCAACCCTTATTTGTAATTGATGGTATTCCAATTTCGAGTGATGAAATTGGTAGTACAGTAGACGGAGTAGGACAACAAAGTAGAATGAATGACATTAACCCAAATGATATTGCTTCGGTTCAAGTATTAAAAGGTGCCTCTGCAGCTGCACTTTGGGGTTATAGAGCTGCAAATGGTGTCGTATTAATTACAACAAAAAAAGGAAAAAAAGGAAAAATATCGGTTGATATCAATTCAAGCGTTTCTTTTGATAAAGTAAATGTTAGGATGAAACTTCAAGATCGTTTTGGACAAGGTTCTAACGGAGTATGGCGAAGAAATGCTTCCACTTCTTTTGGAGATAAAATTTCAACCAGAATAGGCGGATCAGACATATTTAACACTACAGGTCAGTACTTTGTTTCTGATAACGGAAACACTATTTATCCTATTACGAAAAAGAATAGCACTGCAAATTTCAATGATTCTAATTACGATTCAGTAATAGGTAACGGACAAAACGTTGACAATCATATTGGAATAAGTGGTGGAGGAGAAAACACTAATTTCTATCTTGGTTTAGGAAGTACAAAGCAAGAAGGAGTTGTTAGAGGTTCCACCTATGAAAGAACAAGTATTGATTTCACTTCTGAATCAAAAATTGGAGAGAAAACAAGTTTTAAAAGTAAATTTGGTTATTCATCAGTAAATTCAAACAGAGTTCAAACCGGTTCTAATCTTGCAGGACTTTTCTTAGGGCTTTATAGATCTCCTGCTGATTTTGACAATAGAGATTATAAAGGTACAAATTTTAGAAGCGGCGTCCCTTCTTTTAATAGTCAAAGAGCATACCGACAAGATGTTGGAACTTTTGAAGGTGATTTAACTCCTAGTTACAACAACCCACTATGGACGACAAATGTTCAGAAAAACCCAAATACTATAGATCGCTATATTGCAGGTTTTGAAATAAAACACGATGTAGCTAGCTGGATGTCGATTTTAGGCCGACTTGGTTTAGACGGATATAGTGATAAAAGAATTTCTATGTGGCCAAAAAATTCTGCAGAAAATGGCGGAAATGGTAATGCAAGCGAAAGCGTTACTGACTTCCAACAATATAATGTTGATATTATGGCATTAGGAGATGTAAAAGTAAATGACAATATTGGGCTAAATTATTTAGCTGGTGTCAATTTTGCTCAAACTCATTACGATCAACGAGGTGGTACCTATAAAAACTTTTTGCTTGACAATAATTCATTTTCATACGACAATGCATTGATCAATGACAAAACGACTTTTTTAGACCGAACATACTCCAAATTAAGCGGAGCTTATTTCTCTACCGCATTTGATTATAAAGACTATTTATTCTTGACTTTGGGTGGACGTTTAGAGACTTCTTCATCTTATAGCCCAAATTTAAAAGTCTATTTTTATCCTACGGCAGAGTTTGCTTATAAATTTACCCAAAACATCGAAAATGAAGTTCTTACTAACGGTAAATTAAGATTAACGTTTGGACAAATAGCTTCAATACCTAGACCTTATGCTGGAACAACATATTTCAATTCGGCCGTAGGTGTTGAAGGGTATGGTGGCGCATATGATTCAGGAGTTTACAACGGTTCTTTCCAAAGATCAGCAACAGGGGGAAATCCTAACTTAAAACCTGAAATAAAAACAGAGTTTGAGGTTGGAGTCGATTTAGAATTTTTCAAGAGAATAAAACTTTCTGGAACCTATTACTCCAATGAAACTAAAGATTTATTAGTGGATGTTCCTTTAAACGGTAGCTCAACTTTCAGTAGTCTTTATGGTAATTTTGCTACTATTCAAAACAAAGGTGTAGAAGTTGAATTTGATGCTAATCTACTTTCTTCTTCTTCGGAACTAAAATGGAATATATTTGGAAACTGGAGTAAAAACACTAATAAAGTAACTAAATTAGAAGGCACCGAATCTTTATTCCTAAATGGATTCACTGGATCTTCTTCCCGTGCAGTATTAGGACAACCACTAGGTGTTCTTTGGGGAGGAAAATTTGACAGAGACACAACTGGAGCATTGCTATTGGATTCTAATGGCTTCCCAACTGTAGCAAACGCTGAAGGAGTTATAGGAAATCCTAATCCAGATTGGAGAGGTGCTATTGGAACTTCTATATCTTATAAGAACATTAAATTAAGCACTTTATTTGACGCTTCAATTGGCGGTCAACTATGGGATGGTACGAACGGAGCTTTAAATAACTTTGGTAGACCATTGGAAACTGCAAATGAAGTAACCCTAACGACACCTACAGTTAATTCAGTTGGTTCATTAATTCCTGCAGGAACTGTGAGAGGTAATCTTAGAGATTTTGGAGCCGGTAATGTGCTGCTAGATCAATCATGGTATACTGGACTTGGTGGTGGTTTTGGACCAGTTGCTGAACAGTTTGTTAAATCTGCTTCATGGGTAAAATGGAGAGAATTAACTCTATCTTATGTATTAAAACTTGAAAAAGCAAAAATTGGATTTGAAAGCATGACTTTTTCGGGAACAGGTAGAAATTTATGGTTATGGACAGAAGATAAAACACTTGGTCAAGATCCCGAAACTAATCTTACGGGAGGATCAAATGGTAGAGGATTACAATATTTCAACAGTCCAAATACTAAATCTATAATATTTAGTGTAAATTTAAAATTCTAA
- a CDS encoding SusD/RagB family nutrient-binding outer membrane lipoprotein has translation MKNNIIKIASLFLIFTTILSCTSFVEDMNVDPDNLVDADARNIFQGVLLADQFFQTSSNTRDMMIWLNQANGENRQYVALNNWNASTASTFDDSWNNAYVNCITQAKIAISKADQELNPRLKGATQVIEAHCIGTVTSLWGDVPYSELDITGKNLTPKYDAQATVYNSVQLLLDNAITNLQSTKGKGIPSDKDIYYAGNASKWITLAYSLKAKYYLHVKDYTKARTNALLGINNADDDLKAIFSNSYLQSFNPFYSFLVYDRDDYMSGDSYAARLLDPSAPLYRGNAKTDESARYAFTYNEEYFSPYGLNIYGGDYGGTNGKFGSDSAMPMVTYGEMLLIIAEVDARTSFAAGLTSYNNYRALLNTGYSIGIDNAGYDSETFNYSAYAAGDFAAGGIENPSPSITNQNALLREIFQERYIYFMGNYESYNDFGRSNNLAGIQLKAGIPGTPQRFLYPQVEINANPNTPNPIPTIVTKTPVH, from the coding sequence ATGAAAAATAATATTATAAAAATAGCCAGTCTATTCTTAATCTTTACAACAATACTAAGTTGTACAAGTTTTGTAGAGGACATGAATGTTGACCCAGACAACTTGGTTGATGCTGATGCAAGAAATATATTCCAAGGTGTGCTTCTGGCTGACCAGTTTTTTCAAACCAGTTCAAATACCAGAGATATGATGATTTGGTTGAATCAAGCGAACGGTGAAAACAGACAATATGTTGCCTTAAACAACTGGAATGCATCAACGGCTTCAACATTTGATGATAGTTGGAACAACGCTTATGTAAACTGTATTACTCAAGCTAAAATAGCAATTTCTAAAGCGGACCAAGAATTAAACCCTAGATTAAAGGGAGCCACTCAGGTGATTGAAGCGCATTGTATTGGAACTGTGACTTCTTTATGGGGAGACGTTCCTTATTCTGAATTGGATATTACAGGCAAGAATCTTACTCCAAAGTATGATGCACAAGCCACGGTATACAATAGTGTTCAGCTTTTACTAGATAATGCTATAACTAATCTTCAATCCACTAAAGGGAAAGGCATTCCTTCCGACAAAGATATTTATTATGCCGGGAATGCGTCAAAATGGATCACATTAGCCTATTCGCTTAAAGCAAAATATTATCTTCACGTGAAAGATTATACTAAAGCGAGAACGAATGCATTATTAGGAATAAACAATGCGGATGATGATTTGAAGGCAATATTTTCGAACAGTTATCTACAAAGTTTCAACCCATTTTATTCTTTCTTAGTTTACGACAGAGATGATTATATGTCAGGAGACAGTTATGCTGCTAGATTATTAGATCCTTCAGCCCCTTTGTATAGAGGAAATGCTAAAACTGATGAATCAGCAAGATACGCGTTCACATACAATGAAGAATATTTTTCTCCATATGGTTTAAACATATATGGCGGAGATTATGGAGGTACTAATGGTAAATTCGGAAGTGATTCCGCAATGCCAATGGTGACTTATGGCGAAATGTTGTTAATTATTGCTGAAGTAGATGCAAGAACTTCTTTTGCCGCTGGATTAACATCTTACAACAACTACAGAGCATTATTGAATACTGGATATTCAATTGGTATAGACAATGCAGGTTATGATAGTGAAACTTTCAACTATTCCGCTTATGCTGCTGGCGATTTTGCCGCAGGTGGAATTGAAAATCCTTCGCCAAGCATTACGAATCAAAATGCCTTATTAAGAGAAATATTCCAAGAAAGATATATCTATTTTATGGGCAATTACGAATCATACAATGACTTTGGAAGATCAAACAACTTAGCTGGAATTCAATTGAAGGCAGGGATACCAGGGACTCCACAAAGATTTTTATACCCACAAGTAGAGATCAATGCAAATCCGAATACACCAAACCCGATTCCAACAATTGTAACTAAAACACCTGTTCATTAA
- the rlmB gene encoding 23S rRNA (guanosine(2251)-2'-O)-methyltransferase RlmB, protein MEKEHQIFGIRAIIEAIQSGATVDKVYIQKEASSELMKDLMKVMKRGNINFSYVPVEKLNRLTPNNHQGAVATISPISFFDLESLIESVIENGKKPLFLILDQISDARNFGAIIRTAECTGVNGIIVQKAGSAPVNGDTVKTSAGAVFNIPICKVEHIKDAIFLLQASGIKTVAATEKTDTNIYDISLNEPVAIIMGSEDRGVNPSVLKIVDEKAKLPMFGTIGSLNVSVACGAFLYEAVRQRS, encoded by the coding sequence ATGGAAAAAGAACATCAAATATTCGGGATTAGAGCAATTATTGAAGCAATACAATCAGGTGCCACAGTTGACAAAGTCTATATTCAAAAGGAAGCAAGCAGCGAACTGATGAAAGACTTAATGAAAGTGATGAAGCGTGGTAATATAAACTTTTCTTATGTTCCGGTTGAGAAACTAAATAGACTTACTCCTAATAACCATCAAGGAGCAGTCGCAACCATCTCTCCTATTTCCTTTTTTGATTTGGAATCCTTAATAGAATCAGTGATTGAAAACGGAAAAAAACCTTTATTTTTAATCTTGGATCAAATATCTGATGCACGTAATTTTGGTGCTATTATCAGAACGGCCGAATGTACAGGTGTCAATGGAATAATCGTGCAAAAAGCAGGTTCAGCACCAGTAAACGGAGATACCGTAAAAACTTCTGCTGGAGCAGTTTTCAATATTCCAATTTGTAAAGTGGAACATATTAAAGATGCTATTTTTCTTTTACAAGCTAGTGGAATTAAAACAGTAGCCGCTACAGAAAAAACAGATACAAATATTTATGATATTTCTCTAAATGAACCCGTTGCTATTATCATGGGTTCGGAAGATCGTGGAGTAAATCCATCTGTTCTTAAAATCGTTGATGAAAAAGCAAAACTTCCTATGTTTGGAACCATTGGTTCTTTGAATGTATCGGTAGCTTGCGGTGCTTTTTTATATGAAGCAGTTAGACAGAGAAGTTAA
- a CDS encoding rhomboid family intramembrane serine protease — MDKHFKFTNSVIGLPLFFVLFLWFVYWVEIRFDFDFVSNGIFPRSFAGLQGVLFSPFIHSDMNHLYNNSIPLLVLLAALQFFYSKQTIAVISYGILFSGIITWVIGRDNYHIGASGLIYVLVSFIFFKGIQTKYYRLVALSLAVIIMYGGMVWYVFPKVDETISWEGHLAGFITGFALSLFFKTPEYKKVIKYDWEHPSFNPLEDKFMQRFDTNGNFVNLPIIEENIEQEDLNPFFTSCRPVQYEVIANEKNELKPES; from the coding sequence ATGGATAAGCATTTTAAATTCACCAATTCCGTTATTGGATTACCACTTTTTTTTGTGTTATTCCTATGGTTTGTTTATTGGGTAGAAATTAGATTTGATTTTGATTTTGTTTCGAACGGAATTTTTCCGCGATCTTTTGCGGGTTTGCAAGGTGTTTTGTTTAGCCCTTTCATACATTCGGATATGAATCATCTATATAATAATTCCATACCGTTATTGGTTTTATTAGCTGCGTTGCAATTCTTTTATTCGAAACAAACTATAGCCGTGATATCGTATGGTATTCTGTTTTCAGGAATAATTACGTGGGTAATTGGAAGGGATAATTATCATATCGGTGCAAGTGGACTAATCTATGTGTTGGTTAGTTTCATTTTTTTTAAAGGGATACAAACAAAATATTATCGGTTGGTTGCTTTGTCACTAGCTGTGATCATTATGTATGGTGGGATGGTTTGGTACGTTTTTCCAAAAGTAGATGAAACCATTTCCTGGGAAGGTCATTTGGCAGGATTCATAACAGGTTTTGCGTTGTCACTGTTTTTTAAAACACCAGAGTATAAAAAGGTAATTAAATATGATTGGGAACATCCAAGTTTTAATCCTTTGGAAGATAAATTTATGCAACGTTTTGATACCAATGGAAATTTTGTAAATCTTCCAATAATTGAAGAAAATATAGAGCAAGAAGATCTAAATCCTTTTTTTACATCATGTAGGCCCGTTCAATATGAGGTTATCGCAAATGAAAAAAATGAATTAAAGCCGGAGTCTTAA
- a CDS encoding replication-associated recombination protein A, producing the protein MEAPLAERIRPQKLEEYISQSHLVGPNGSLTQQIAKGIIPSLIFWGPPGTGKTTLAQIIAQESKRPFYILSAINSGVKDIRDVIEKAKQSGGLFTTRNPILFIDEIHRFSKSQQDSLLAAVEKGWITLIGATTENPSFEVIPALLSRCQVYVLNAFTKHDLETLLQRALKTDAFLATKNIKLKETEALLRLSGGDGRKLLNIFELVVNASDEDEIIITNERVFELLQQNTVLYDKSGEQHYDIVSAFIKSIRGSDPNGAVYWLARMIEGGEDVKFIARRMLILSSEDIGNANPTAFIMANNTFQAVTTIGYPESRIILSQCAVYLATSPKSNASYLAIGNAQQLVKQTGDLPVPIHLRNAPTKLMKELGYGDEYKYSHDFANNFAEQEFLPDAISKTPLYIPGTNSRENSIREFLKNRWKDKYGY; encoded by the coding sequence ATGGAAGCACCACTTGCAGAACGCATTCGGCCACAAAAATTAGAAGAATACATCAGTCAATCCCATTTAGTAGGTCCTAATGGTTCTTTGACGCAACAAATTGCAAAAGGAATTATTCCTTCCTTGATTTTTTGGGGACCACCGGGAACGGGAAAAACGACTTTGGCACAAATAATTGCGCAAGAATCAAAGCGCCCTTTTTATATATTGAGTGCAATAAATTCCGGTGTAAAAGACATCCGCGATGTTATTGAAAAAGCAAAACAAAGTGGTGGACTTTTTACCACAAGAAATCCTATCCTTTTCATTGACGAAATTCATCGTTTTAGCAAATCGCAACAAGATTCGTTATTAGCAGCAGTAGAAAAAGGTTGGATAACATTAATTGGCGCCACTACCGAAAATCCAAGTTTTGAAGTGATTCCTGCTTTATTGTCACGATGTCAAGTATACGTTTTGAATGCTTTCACCAAACATGATTTGGAGACGTTATTACAACGTGCTTTAAAAACCGATGCTTTTTTAGCAACCAAAAACATAAAACTTAAAGAAACAGAGGCCCTGTTAAGACTTTCCGGAGGCGATGGACGTAAACTATTAAATATTTTTGAACTTGTCGTAAATGCATCCGATGAAGATGAAATAATCATCACAAATGAGCGAGTATTTGAACTGTTGCAACAAAACACAGTTTTGTATGACAAAAGTGGCGAACAACATTATGACATCGTTTCTGCCTTTATAAAATCAATTCGAGGAAGTGATCCAAATGGAGCAGTGTATTGGTTAGCAAGAATGATTGAAGGTGGCGAGGATGTAAAATTTATAGCAAGACGTATGCTCATTCTTTCCAGCGAAGATATAGGAAATGCCAATCCTACTGCATTTATTATGGCGAATAACACATTTCAGGCTGTTACCACTATTGGCTATCCTGAAAGCCGCATTATATTAAGCCAATGTGCCGTGTACTTAGCCACTTCACCAAAGAGTAATGCCTCTTATCTCGCGATAGGAAATGCACAACAATTAGTAAAACAAACAGGAGATTTACCTGTCCCGATCCATTTACGCAATGCACCAACCAAATTGATGAAAGAATTAGGATATGGCGATGAGTATAAATATTCTCACGATTTTGCTAATAACTTTGCGGAACAGGAATTTTTACCAGACGCCATCAGTAAAACACCATTATATATTCCTGGTACTAATTCAAGAGAAAATTCGATAAGAGAATTTCTTAAAAATCGTTGGAAAGATAAATATGGTTATTAG
- a CDS encoding YjjG family noncanonical pyrimidine nucleotidase, producing MQNNIKDVFFDLDHTLWDFDKNSELTFENIFNKNHPTIETKIFIEKYVPINQACWKLYQYDKITHAELRYNRLKHSFDAIDYFISDEQIESIAQEYIDLLPENNHLFDGTFEVLDYLQQKYKLHIITNGFAEVQFKKITNSKIGSYFQTITNSEMAGVKKPNPIIFEYALDLAKAKKENSIMIGDCLEADVQGALDAGLDAIFFNESNGQVPQNIKQVNHLLELKKYL from the coding sequence ATGCAAAATAATATAAAAGATGTCTTCTTTGATTTAGATCATACGCTTTGGGATTTTGACAAAAATTCTGAATTGACATTTGAGAATATATTCAATAAGAATCACCCAACAATTGAAACTAAAATTTTCATTGAAAAATATGTTCCAATAAATCAAGCCTGTTGGAAATTATACCAATATGATAAAATTACGCATGCGGAGTTGCGTTACAATAGGTTGAAACATTCTTTTGATGCAATCGATTATTTTATTTCTGACGAACAAATTGAAAGTATCGCACAAGAATACATCGATTTGCTGCCAGAAAATAATCATCTTTTCGATGGAACTTTTGAGGTTTTGGATTACCTGCAACAGAAATATAAACTTCATATTATTACCAATGGTTTTGCCGAAGTGCAATTTAAGAAAATAACTAATTCTAAGATTGGAAGTTATTTTCAAACGATTACAAATTCGGAAATGGCTGGCGTTAAAAAACCAAATCCAATTATTTTTGAATATGCGTTAGATTTAGCAAAGGCCAAAAAAGAAAATAGTATTATGATTGGTGACTGTCTTGAGGCTGATGTGCAAGGCGCTCTGGATGCGGGATTAGACGCTATTTTTTTTAACGAAAGTAACGGTCAAGTTCCGCAAAACATCAAACAAGTCAATCATTTATTAGAATTAAAGAAATACTTATAA
- a CDS encoding RES family NAD+ phosphorylase: protein MEVFRLTRIKYPIVLSGKGASFTGARWNSKGTEMIYCAQSRALAMAEVLVHLSLATLPSDFVMLTIHIPDTILVEILNTKNLKTDWNVFPGTFETPLLGDDFIRRNEACVLKVPSAVVKGDFNFLINPFHKDFDKIIIIAQNDFPFDKRIFK from the coding sequence ATGGAAGTTTTTAGATTGACTCGTATAAAATATCCGATTGTTCTATCCGGTAAAGGTGCCTCATTTACTGGAGCTCGCTGGAATTCTAAGGGAACGGAGATGATTTATTGCGCGCAAAGTAGAGCTTTAGCGATGGCCGAAGTCCTTGTTCATTTGTCATTAGCTACCTTACCAAGCGATTTTGTTATGTTGACAATTCATATTCCAGATACTATTTTAGTTGAAATCCTTAATACTAAGAATTTAAAAACGGATTGGAATGTTTTCCCTGGTACATTTGAAACGCCTTTATTAGGGGATGATTTTATTCGCAGAAACGAGGCTTGTGTGTTGAAAGTTCCGTCGGCAGTGGTGAAAGGAGATTTTAATTTTCTAATAAACCCCTTTCATAAAGATTTTGATAAAATTATAATTATAGCTCAAAATGACTTTCCTTTTGATAAAAGAATTTTTAAATAA
- a CDS encoding antitoxin Xre/MbcA/ParS toxin-binding domain-containing protein, whose translation MGNLKIKSRAAIDIAVRVFVDKVEKDRGYKLINKNITYNEFLKNRMLIVHSIREGIPYHFFDLIKERTPFNEEDWATFLGISAKSLQRNKAKENFVFKALQSEKIFELAEVTSLGKEVFDTDEQFYSWLKTPSFALGNLKPIELLKDSYGKEMVVNELNKIDQGIFV comes from the coding sequence ATGGGGAATTTAAAAATTAAGTCTAGAGCAGCAATTGACATAGCCGTCAGGGTTTTTGTAGATAAAGTCGAGAAAGACAGAGGTTATAAGCTGATCAATAAAAACATTACCTATAACGAATTTTTAAAAAACAGAATGTTAATCGTTCATTCTATTCGTGAGGGAATTCCTTATCATTTTTTTGACCTTATAAAAGAAAGAACTCCTTTTAATGAAGAGGATTGGGCTACTTTTTTAGGAATTTCTGCAAAATCACTTCAAAGAAATAAAGCCAAAGAAAATTTTGTTTTTAAAGCATTGCAATCAGAAAAAATTTTCGAATTGGCTGAGGTGACCTCATTAGGGAAAGAAGTTTTTGATACAGATGAGCAGTTTTATTCGTGGCTGAAAACACCTTCTTTTGCGCTTGGAAATTTAAAACCAATAGAGTTGTTAAAAGATTCTTATGGCAAAGAAATGGTTGTTAATGAATTGAATAAAATAGATCAAGGAATTTTTGTGTAA
- the radC gene encoding RadC family protein, whose amino-acid sequence MSENSFFPIKNWSEDDKPREKLMLKGKSSLSDAELIAILIGSGSRNESAVGLSKRILASVDNNLNALGKLSITQLITFKGIGEAKAISIISALELGRRRRAEDAVELTKITSSKMIFEIMQPIIGELPHEEFWIVYLNNSNKIISKSQLSKGGITGTLVDIRLVFKTALEMGATGLILCHNHPSGTLVPSDADKQITRKLKLAGESLEIKVLDHLIVTEVSYFSFVDEGIF is encoded by the coding sequence ATGTCTGAAAATTCCTTTTTTCCTATAAAGAACTGGTCGGAAGACGACAAGCCACGTGAAAAACTGATGCTGAAAGGTAAAAGTTCTTTGAGTGATGCCGAGTTAATCGCGATTTTGATTGGGTCTGGGAGTCGCAACGAGTCTGCTGTAGGTTTGAGCAAAAGAATTTTGGCAAGTGTAGACAATAATTTGAATGCTTTGGGGAAATTATCCATTACCCAGTTGATTACTTTTAAAGGAATAGGTGAGGCCAAAGCCATTTCAATTATTTCCGCTTTAGAATTAGGGAGACGCAGAAGGGCAGAAGATGCAGTCGAATTGACAAAAATAACCTCCAGTAAAATGATTTTTGAAATCATGCAGCCAATAATTGGAGAATTACCACATGAGGAATTTTGGATTGTTTATTTGAATAATTCTAATAAAATTATTTCAAAATCACAGTTGAGCAAAGGGGGAATCACTGGAACGCTTGTTGACATTAGATTAGTATTTAAAACCGCGTTGGAAATGGGCGCAACAGGGTTAATTTTATGTCACAATCATCCTTCAGGAACTTTGGTTCCCAGTGATGCCGACAAGCAAATTACAAGAAAACTGAAGTTGGCTGGAGAGAGTTTAGAAATTAAGGTTTTGGATCATCTTATTGTGACGGAAGTCAGTTATTTTAGCTTTGTAGATGAAGGGATATTTTAA
- a CDS encoding GNAT family N-acetyltransferase gives MNNKIRICRTTSENLDFVNLVASLDQSLWERYPEFTSDYWDNNILEINPNVVIIYFEGNPIACGCFKKKDKNTIEIKRMFVSPDARGMGFAKRILQELEIWASELGYTISVLETLYKQKEAIGLYQKVGYLIVDNYEPYVGLENSICMQKQI, from the coding sequence ATGAATAATAAAATAAGAATCTGCAGAACCACCAGTGAAAATTTAGATTTTGTCAACTTGGTCGCCTCATTAGATCAAAGTTTATGGGAACGTTATCCTGAATTCACATCAGATTATTGGGATAATAATATTTTAGAAATAAATCCCAACGTTGTGATTATTTATTTTGAAGGAAATCCAATAGCTTGCGGATGCTTCAAAAAAAAGGATAAAAATACAATTGAAATAAAACGTATGTTTGTTTCACCAGATGCTCGGGGAATGGGTTTTGCTAAAAGAATATTACAAGAATTAGAAATTTGGGCAAGTGAATTAGGTTATACGATTTCAGTTTTGGAAACTTTATATAAACAAAAAGAGGCCATCGGTTTGTATCAAAAAGTTGGGTACCTAATAGTTGATAATTACGAGCCTTATGTTGGTTTGGAAAATAGTATTTGCATGCAAAAACAAATTTAA